Proteins from one Triticum aestivum cultivar Chinese Spring chromosome 7A, IWGSC CS RefSeq v2.1, whole genome shotgun sequence genomic window:
- the LOC123149727 gene encoding protein FREE1: protein MSSFPNAVKFSYSTHTRTRVLIANAPTLSPVVSFLCPSPPPPPTGDLTHPLPDPPPARPPEMHPAGAGDYSAPSYYPPYPAPASAPAPAPAYHPYDSASAPPYSPYPAAQDFAPASSYPAYPPPPADHHTPHHYPLAPPSAAAPSPPQPYYPYEPPPPPSPPQHHAPSAYPSLDRAGSYGGYGSGSYGQQDQLYPSAAAAGGWSDDGAYAYRGGDAPEPYGARGTAPRQGSGNAALFDDYGRSIGPGKDRGGGGGGGAASAKVVRAVPKAETSEDVRGGVQKFRVKLLPEGAGSPMDVLCQVGLDGIRMLDPNTSRTLRIYPLETVTRWDVLDSSVFAFWSKSSVDLEARRIRLKSSSYTTNTILDTVTAASVQFKEMASSVSRSKAAVDPASPSEQQNEKRRNFLDWRNLVKPVTEEKDHWVPDEAVNKCTACAGDFSAFNRRHHCRNCGDIFCDKCTQGRTPLTSDADSQPVRVCDRCMAEVSRRLSSAKEAANRPVVHSHEDLAKKLQEAMDINKKSSSGSRSSEGSSGKRMREVACPICTVHLQVQVPASGSETIECGVCQHPFLVSSR from the exons ATGAGCAGTTTCCCAAATGCAGTCAAGTTTTCTTacagcacacacacacgcaccaggGTCCTTATCGCAAACGCGCCCACGCTCTCAccagtcgtctccttcctctgtccgtccccccctcccccacccaccGGCGACCTCACCCACCCCCTCCCCGatccgccgcccgcccgcccgccggaGATGCATCCCGCCGGCGCCGGGGACTACTCCGCCCCCTCGTACTACCCCCCATACCCCGCCCCGGcctccgcgccggcgccggcgcccgccTACCACCCCTACGACTCCGCGTCGGCGCCGCCGTACTCCCCCTACCCGGCCGCCCAGGACTTCGCGCCCGCCTCGTCGTACCCCGCCTACCCCCCGCCGCCCGCCGACCACCACACCCCACACCACTACCCGCTCGCGCCCCCCTCCGCCGCGGCGCCCTCGCCGCCGCAGCCTTACTACCCCTACGAGCCCCCTCCGCCGCCTTCCCCCCCGCAGCACCACGCCCCCTCGGCCTACCCCTCGCTGGATCGGgcggggagctacggcgggtacgGATCCGGCTCGTACGGGCAGCAGGACCAGCTCTACCCCtcggccgcggcggcgggcgggtgGTCCGACGACGGCGCGTACGCGTACCGCGGCGGCGATGCGCCGGAGCCCTACGGCGCCAGGGGCACCGCGCCGAGGCAGGGCTCCGGGAACGCGGCGCTGTTCGACGATTACGGGAGGTCGATTGGTCCCGGGAAGGACAGgggtggtgggggtgggggcggcgcggcgagcgCCAAGGTGGTGAGGGCCGTGCCGAAGGCGGAGACGTCGGAGGACGTGAGGGGCGGGGTGCAGAAGTTCCGGGTCAAGCTGCTGCCCGAGGGCGCCGGTAGCCCCATGGATGTGCTGTGCCAG GTTGGTTTGGATGGGATTCGGATGCTTGATCCCAACACTAGTAGGACACTGAGGATATATCCCCTTGAAACTGTTACGAGATGGGAT GTATTGGATTCTTCTGTATTTGCCTTTTGGTCCAAGAGTTCGGTTGATCTTGAAGCAAGAAGAATACGGCTGAAGTCAAGCAGCTATACAACCAACACCATTCTGGACACTGTGACAGCTGCCTCTGTTCAG TTCAAGGAGATGGCAAGCAGCGTTTCGAGAAGTAAAGCAGCTGTTGATCCTGCGAGCCCTTCTGAACAGCAAAatgagaagaggaggaatttcctTGATTGGAGGAACTTGGTGAAGCCTGTGACTGAGGAGAAAGACCACTGG GTCCCAGATGAAGCGGTCAATAAATGCACAGCCTGTGCGGGAGATTTCAGTGCCTTCAACCGCAGG CATCACTGCCGGAACTGTGGTGATATTTTCTGTGATAAGTGCACCCAAGGAAGGACTCCTCTAACTTCGGATGCTGATTCTCAACCAGTCCGAGTTTGCGACAGATGCATG GCTGAAGTTTCTCGAAGACTGAGCAGTGCAAAGGAAGCGGCAAATCGACCTGTTGTTCACAGCCATGAGGATCTTGCCAAAAAACTTCAG GAAGCAATGGATATAAATAAGAAATCATCTTCAG GCTCAAGATCTTCAGAGGGATCTTCTGgcaagcgaatgcgagaggtcgcATGCCCCATCTGCACAGTGCACCTCCAG GTACAAGTCCCAGCATCTGGCTCTGAGACGATAGAATGCGGTGTGTGCCAGCACCCTTTCCTCGTCAGCTCTCGTTGA
- the LOC123149731 gene encoding uncharacterized protein — translation MDAAWACAVDRAAGVADSTRRFFLSFRRPPPPQPGPNPTDILKRLQRQAFYDIMQLRDRQEKVEKVLTLFKSHKIGPFAEESTQVKGLVNFAGALALNSKEGTELDNSEANSGISSQFAFRTSVRKKDSLLAELATDSRYFYQENDLMGSPLVLSKVMYLAIVGDDISVAAVPVGARCDDFSTDPSIQEGQWVPNFHSSLRPPLLLKRHRRAAGLILKSQNFAASLAELISTAAKSNGEASSVFTGFGQISCKMCDDIKLTMSAAWHGPSAIPRKSKPTAGGCVDLELKFDEDSRVGAWVEVKRSNPRQLKWAVTLSDTPENDLGWGVSLRRGSEGVPERIQLEGFLNIHLGQNATLQPGVMFNLDGRRCAPAVVFRSSWFL, via the exons ATGGACGCGGCGTGGGCGTGCGCGGTGGACCGTGCCGCCGGCGTGGCCGACTCCACCAGGCGCTTCTTCCTCTCCTTCCGCCGCCCTCCCCCTCCGCAGCCCGGCCCCAACCCG ACAGACATCTTGAAGCGTCTGCAGCGACAAGCGTTCTATGACATAATGCAGCTGAGGGATAGACAAGAGAAGGTCGAGAAGGTGCTCACGCTGTTCAAATCTCACAAAATCGGTCCGTTTGCGGAAGAGAGCACCCAGGTCAAGGGCCTCGTCAATTTCGCCGGAGCCCTAGCACTAAACAGCAAAGAAGGCACGGAACTAGACAACTCAGAAGCAAATTCTGGCATCAGTTCACAGTTTGCGTTCCGGACCAGTGTCCGGAAGAAGGATTCTCTCCTGGCAGAGCTTGCCACCGATTCCAGATACTTCTATCAGGAAAATGATCTCATGGGGAGCCCTCTTGTGCTGTCGAAGGTGATGTACCTGGCAATCGTCGGCGACGACATTTCTGTTGCTGCGGTGCCGGTAGGAGCAAGGTGTGATGATTtttcaaccgatccaagcatccAAGAG GGGCAATGGGTTCCCAACTTCCATTCCTCGCTGAGGCCACCTCTGCTGCTTAAGCGTCACAGGCGCGCTGCTGGCTTGATACTGAAATCGCAGAACTTTGCAGCATCTCTCGCGGAGTTGATCTCAACAGCTGCGAAAAGCAATGGTGAAGCCAGCAGTGTCTTCACAGGATTCGGGCAGATTTCATGCAAGATGTGTGACGATATAAAGCTGACCATGTCCGCGGCCTGGCATGGACCGTCTGCGATTCCTCGGAAGAGCAAACCGACCGCTGGAGGGTGCGTCGATCTTGAACTGAAATTTGACGAGGACTCAAGGGTCGGGGCCTGGGTCGAGGTGAAGAGGTCGAACCCGAGGCAGCTGAAATGGGCCGTCACGCTGTCGGATACGCCGGAGAACGACCTAGGCTGGGGAGTGAGCCTGCGGAGAGGCTCCGAGGGGGTGCCAGAGCGGATTCAGCTAGAAGGGTTTCTGAACATACATCTAGGCCAGAATGCCACCCTGCAGCCTGGTGTCATGTTCAACCTGGATGGGAGGCGATGCGCCCCAGCGGTCGTGTTCCGGTCAAGTTGGTTCTTGTGA
- the LOC123149729 gene encoding probable hexosyltransferase MUCI70: MARRGKGGGGGAGVGDAAWRRGAARPRLLAVSAVAWALLLLAFHLWSCASPAAYSLSAFCRKDSRVVHALDPMGTPSKPLHRCSIPVADDPDAVVIPKRTPNAIVKKLSYLTVDKRDKDSPPLFGGRQTWKQREESFKLNATMKVHCGFMKNSGADMGAVDFEYIQKCKFVVASGIFDGYDVPHQPSNISFRSQKLFCFLMVVDEVSFDFIEQNVTVKVDSAGGKWVGIWRLVTLHRPPFDEPRRNGKVPKILTHRLFPQAWYSIWIDGKMELMVDPLLILERYLWRGKYTFAVAVHKHHRSIYEEGDAIKRRKRYARPLVDLQMKIYYHEGMEPWDEKKRMPSDIPEGAVLIREHTTITDLFSCLWFNEVNLFTPRDQLSFGYVAHRLGDALKFFMFPNCEYNSLFILHRHTREHSSKVEWAKTIDEILKKGLKESRGGLGLWTPYPADLSSVELPAVKRTSQAS; encoded by the exons aTGGCGAGGCGAggcaaagggggcggcggcggggctggcgtaGGGGACGCGGCGTGGCGGAGGGGGGCGGCGCGGCCGCGGCTCCTGGCCGTCTCCGCCGTGGCCTGGGCGCTGCTCCTCCTCGCCTTCCACCTCTGGTCCTGCGCCTCCCCCGCCGCCTACTCCCTCTCAG CGTTCTGTAGAAAAGACAGTAGAGTTGTCCACGCGTTGGACCCGATGGGAACCCCGTCCAAACCCCTCCATC GCTGCTCGATACCTGTGGCAGATGATCCAGACGCTGTCGTCATTCCAAAGCGAACTCCCAATGCGATCGTAAAGAAGCTGTCATATTTAACAGTTGACAAACGGGACAAAGATTCTCCGCCGCTGTTCGGAGGACGTCAAACCTGGAAGCAGAGGGAGGAAAGCTTTAAACTGAATGCTACCATGAAG GTGCACTGTGGATTTATGAAAAACAGTGGTGCAGATATGGGTGCTGTTGATTTCGAGTACATACAGAAATGCAAATTCGTGGTTGCCTCGGGTATTTTTGATGGTTATGACGTTCCTCATCAGCCATCAAATATTAGCTTTCGCTCTCAAAAGTTGTTCTGCTTCTTGATGGTGGTCGATGAGGTATCCTTTGACTTCATTGAACAGAATGTCACTGTCAAAGTTGACAGTGCAGGAGGGAAATGGGTTGGTATATGGCGACTTGTAACATTGCACCGCCCTCCATTTGATGAACCTAGAAGGAATGGAAAAGTACCAAAGATATTGACGCATAGACTATTTCCTCAAGCCTGGTATAGCATTTGGATTGATGGGAAAATGGAGCTTATGGTTGATCCGCTGCTTATTCTTGAAAG ATATCTCTGGCGGGGAAAATACACATTTGCAGTAGCTGTCCATAAGCATCATAGAAGCATATATGAAGAGGGTGATGCAATCAAACGGAGGAAGCGATATGCTCGGCCTTTGGTTGATCTTCAGATGAAGATATACTACCACGAGGGGATGGAGCCTTGGGACGAAAAGAAAAGGATGCCTAGTG ACATACCAGAAGGAGCAGTGCTGATCAGGGAGCACACGACGATAACGGATCTGTTCAGCTGCCTCTGGTTCAACGAAGTCAACCTCTTCACTCCTCGTGACCAGCTCAGCTTCGGCTACGTGGCCCATCGGCTCGGAGACGCTCTCAAGTTCTTCATGTTCCCCAACTGCGAGTACAATTCCCTGTTCATCCTGCACAGACACACGAGGGAGCACTCATCGAAGGTGGAGTGGGCCAAGACGATCGACGAGATTTTGAAGAAGGGACTGAAGGAGAGCAGGGGAGGGTTAGGGCTGTGGACTCCGTACCCCGCAGACCTCAGCTCCGTGGAGCTCCCTGCTGTAAAAAGAACTTCGCAGGCAAGCTAG